A part of Jiangella alba genomic DNA contains:
- a CDS encoding anti-sigma factor family protein → MTESLNEPVDHLACNELVELVTAFLEGALDPATERRVVDHISLCDGCDLYVDQIRQTTDVLAGLSGGQPLSPADRDRLRAAFRDSSG, encoded by the coding sequence GTGACCGAGTCGCTGAACGAGCCCGTCGACCACCTCGCCTGCAACGAGCTGGTCGAACTGGTCACCGCGTTCCTCGAAGGCGCCCTCGACCCCGCCACGGAGCGGCGCGTGGTCGACCACATCTCGCTCTGCGACGGCTGCGACCTCTACGTCGACCAGATCCGTCAGACCACCGACGTGCTGGCCGGGCTGTCCGGCGGCCAGCCGCTGTCGCCCGCCGACCGCGACCGGCTGCGGGCGGCGTTTCGAGATTCCTCCGGCTGA
- a CDS encoding ADP-ribosyltransferase, producing the protein MSIAAIDIAELAGLVTALENAAENIATRRGDLSRELTDVYLPSTELNRLDAVEGWIDDELPGLRRRLALARHIEAQTPGPQAFVQLDESTIPTATPEEARERADRAAELLEDYDDGDPPQELVDLLAENATDPYFAHQLATQVSPEEVADFVVGASSTRRQMAGATMPGDVEDVERFDDAYEATLDGLGAAYGTATQGTGDLALPDDYAASWSSAITEESPEVLGQASALGLVISRGTFSADFLTTVATDVYEYERELDEDDMWWKRAHSEMGANGYGAIDPVHGDDEGAPTGYTEYYDPLAGIMSAVGRNPEAGHALFGTGTFTYIEAGDESGMVNEFLEYVLAKRKWPVDDGAGADAAIAAAITPYEGGSTMSTSIAADAHEILTIKAAEIEESREDSNPISDIGHLILDGLGLIPILGEPVDAINALWYAAEGNAVDAGLSAAGMIPFMGWGATGGRWTRRALNADELASLRQTDGLDELPEGFDGIARADDLHVDLSETDRLALDDYTGDGYFDMNAALRSPGADIPAGLQGRIDRVSDALANLPAHPGTTYRGTDLNDSQLANYEPGEVVTERGFTSTSTDPDVADTDFDGNTYFIVEGRSGRDVAPYSDVSHESEILFNTGTEFEVLDKVFDEDMGKWVIRLREAP; encoded by the coding sequence GTGAGCATCGCCGCCATCGACATCGCCGAGCTGGCCGGGCTCGTCACGGCGCTGGAGAACGCGGCGGAGAACATCGCCACCCGGCGCGGCGACCTCAGCCGCGAGCTGACCGACGTCTACCTGCCCAGCACCGAGCTCAACCGCCTCGACGCCGTCGAGGGGTGGATCGACGACGAGCTGCCCGGCCTGCGGCGCCGGCTGGCCCTGGCGCGGCACATCGAGGCGCAGACCCCGGGGCCGCAGGCGTTCGTCCAACTGGACGAGTCGACCATCCCGACCGCGACGCCGGAGGAGGCCCGCGAGCGCGCCGACCGGGCCGCGGAGCTGCTCGAGGACTACGACGACGGCGACCCGCCGCAAGAGCTGGTCGACCTGCTGGCGGAGAACGCGACCGACCCGTACTTCGCCCACCAGCTCGCGACCCAGGTGTCGCCCGAGGAGGTCGCCGACTTCGTCGTCGGCGCGTCCAGTACCCGGCGTCAGATGGCCGGCGCGACGATGCCTGGCGACGTCGAGGACGTCGAACGGTTCGACGATGCGTACGAGGCGACGCTCGACGGCCTCGGCGCGGCGTACGGCACGGCCACCCAGGGCACCGGTGACCTCGCCCTGCCCGACGACTACGCCGCCTCGTGGTCGTCGGCCATCACCGAGGAGTCCCCGGAGGTGCTCGGCCAGGCCAGCGCGCTGGGCCTGGTCATCTCGCGCGGCACCTTCTCCGCCGACTTCCTCACCACCGTCGCCACCGACGTCTACGAGTACGAGCGGGAGCTCGACGAGGACGACATGTGGTGGAAGCGGGCGCACTCCGAGATGGGCGCCAACGGCTACGGCGCCATCGACCCCGTGCACGGCGACGACGAGGGCGCGCCGACCGGCTACACCGAGTACTACGACCCGCTGGCCGGCATCATGTCCGCGGTCGGGCGCAACCCCGAGGCCGGCCACGCCCTGTTCGGCACCGGGACGTTCACCTACATCGAGGCCGGCGACGAGTCGGGCATGGTCAACGAGTTCCTCGAGTACGTCCTGGCGAAGCGCAAGTGGCCGGTCGACGACGGGGCGGGTGCCGACGCGGCCATCGCGGCGGCCATCACCCCGTACGAGGGCGGCAGCACGATGAGCACCAGCATCGCCGCCGACGCCCACGAGATCCTCACCATCAAGGCCGCCGAGATCGAGGAGAGCCGCGAGGACTCCAACCCGATCTCCGACATCGGCCATCTCATCCTCGACGGCCTCGGCCTGATCCCCATCCTCGGCGAGCCGGTCGACGCCATCAACGCCCTCTGGTACGCGGCCGAGGGCAACGCTGTCGACGCCGGCCTGTCCGCCGCCGGCATGATCCCGTTCATGGGCTGGGGCGCCACCGGCGGCCGGTGGACCCGGCGGGCGCTCAACGCCGACGAGCTCGCCTCGCTGCGCCAGACCGACGGGCTCGACGAGCTGCCCGAGGGCTTCGACGGCATCGCCCGGGCCGACGATCTCCACGTCGACCTCAGCGAGACCGATAGGCTGGCGCTGGACGACTACACCGGGGACGGATACTTCGACATGAACGCCGCGCTACGCAGCCCCGGCGCCGACATCCCCGCCGGCCTGCAGGGACGTATCGATCGCGTCTCCGACGCGCTGGCCAATCTGCCGGCCCACCCGGGCACGACCTACCGCGGCACCGACCTCAACGACAGCCAGCTGGCCAACTACGAGCCCGGCGAGGTCGTCACGGAACGCGGGTTCACGAGCACGAGCACCGACCCCGACGTCGCCGACACCGACTTCGACGGCAACACGTACTTCATCGTCGAGGGCCGTTCCGGCCGCGACGTGGCACCGTACTCCGACGTTTCGCACGAGTCGGAGATCCTCTTCAACACCGGAACGGAGTTCGAGGTCCTCGACAAGGTGTTCGACGAGGACATGGGCAAGTGGGTCATCCGGCTCAGGGAGGCGCCATGA
- a CDS encoding nicotianamine synthase family protein, with amino-acid sequence MSLTSNIFGQTDLTDLRRPTAQDVAASVGDVYRELAARDDLRPGPEVDGLFGRLVRLVLTAPPETVPAVLNDVEVQRLAPRLRALCSQGEGELEHAWANRIVAGRPPREELARFPYFGNYRQLSRMEIGILASALPRRVRSVAFVGSGPLPLSSLYLAGELDVAVDNFDRDPVALHTGAAVSAALGYGELGFHEADVLAADLSGYDVVVLAALVGDTLEAKRRVLRHLAATMRPGAVLLARSARGLRTLLYPPIDRTALDGFEPLTEVHPVNDVINSAILARAGG; translated from the coding sequence ATGAGTCTCACTAGCAACATATTCGGTCAAACCGACCTGACCGACCTCCGCCGGCCGACGGCGCAGGACGTCGCGGCGTCGGTGGGCGACGTGTACCGGGAGCTGGCCGCGCGCGACGACCTGCGGCCGGGGCCGGAGGTCGACGGCCTGTTCGGGCGGCTGGTGCGGCTGGTCCTCACCGCGCCGCCCGAGACGGTGCCGGCGGTCCTCAACGACGTCGAGGTCCAGCGGCTGGCGCCTCGGCTGCGCGCCCTCTGCTCCCAAGGGGAGGGGGAGCTGGAGCACGCCTGGGCGAACCGGATCGTCGCCGGCCGGCCGCCGCGGGAGGAGCTGGCGCGGTTCCCGTACTTCGGCAACTACCGCCAGCTCAGCCGCATGGAGATCGGCATCCTGGCGTCCGCGCTGCCGCGCCGCGTGCGGTCGGTCGCGTTCGTCGGGTCCGGGCCGCTGCCGCTGAGCTCGCTGTACCTCGCCGGCGAGCTGGACGTCGCGGTCGACAACTTCGACCGCGACCCGGTGGCGCTGCACACCGGCGCCGCGGTGTCCGCCGCGCTCGGCTACGGCGAGCTGGGCTTCCACGAGGCGGACGTGCTGGCGGCGGACCTGTCCGGCTACGACGTGGTGGTGCTGGCCGCGCTGGTCGGCGACACGCTCGAGGCGAAGCGGCGGGTGCTGCGGCACCTGGCCGCCACCATGCGCCCCGGCGCCGTACTGCTCGCCCGCAGCGCCCGCGGCCTGCGCACGCTGCTCTACCCGCCGATCGACCGGACCGCGCTCGACGGGTTCGAGCCGCTGACGGAGGTGCACCCGGTGAACGACGTCATCAACTCGGCGATCCTGGCCCGGGCCGGAGGCTGA
- a CDS encoding class I SAM-dependent methyltransferase yields the protein MRPTWMLDETAHAGPEHLDPGFVAGFDRKQGYPDPASDIEVLASYGVRSVVDLGAGTGQFAVPAAAAFDRVVAVDVSPAMLAYLGERARAAGVTVEPVQAGFLSYAHEGEPVDAVYTRHALHQLPDFWKVVALHRVAGVLRPGGVLRLRDLVYDFPSATTEQVMDGWVAGGVDDPSAGYTGADYAEHVRTEHSTFRWLLEPMLDHAGFDLADVEYDDAGLFGAYTCLKR from the coding sequence ATGCGCCCGACCTGGATGCTCGACGAGACCGCACACGCCGGCCCGGAACACCTCGACCCCGGCTTCGTCGCCGGGTTCGACCGCAAGCAGGGCTACCCCGACCCCGCCTCCGACATCGAGGTGCTGGCCTCCTACGGGGTGCGGTCCGTCGTCGACCTCGGCGCCGGCACCGGCCAGTTCGCCGTCCCGGCCGCTGCCGCGTTCGACCGGGTGGTGGCGGTCGACGTGTCGCCGGCGATGCTGGCGTACCTCGGCGAGCGGGCCCGGGCCGCCGGTGTCACCGTCGAGCCGGTCCAGGCCGGATTCCTCAGCTACGCCCACGAGGGCGAGCCCGTCGACGCCGTCTACACCCGGCATGCGCTGCACCAGCTGCCCGACTTCTGGAAGGTGGTCGCGCTGCACCGCGTCGCCGGCGTGCTGCGCCCTGGCGGCGTGCTGCGGCTGCGCGACCTCGTCTACGACTTCCCGTCCGCCACCACCGAGCAGGTCATGGACGGCTGGGTGGCCGGCGGTGTCGACGACCCGTCGGCGGGCTACACCGGCGCGGACTATGCGGAGCACGTCCGCACCGAGCACAGCACGTTCCGCTGGCTGCTCGAGCCGATGCTCGACCACGCCGGCTTCGACCTCGCCGACGTCGAGTACGACGATGCCGGCCTGTTCGGCGCCTACACCTGCCTCAAGCGCTGA
- a CDS encoding RNA polymerase sigma factor produces MAGDESAFAQVVEAWSPGMVRLARVYVSTDDSAAEVVQEAWLGVVRGIATFAGRSSLRTWVYRIVANTAQRRGGREARTVPASAVGGDGSDPTVDPARFAPPGHPHAGHWQRPPSPWPEQALLAAEVRAEVAAAVAGLPARQRVVITLRDVHGYDAAEVCSILDISAANQRVLLHRARAAVRACLERYLADGEEAP; encoded by the coding sequence GTGGCCGGCGACGAATCGGCGTTCGCGCAGGTCGTCGAGGCGTGGTCGCCGGGCATGGTGCGGCTGGCGCGGGTGTACGTGTCCACCGACGACTCCGCCGCCGAGGTGGTGCAGGAGGCCTGGCTCGGCGTCGTCCGCGGCATCGCCACGTTCGCCGGCCGGTCGTCGCTGCGCACCTGGGTGTACCGCATCGTCGCCAACACCGCGCAGCGCCGCGGCGGCCGCGAGGCACGGACGGTGCCGGCGAGCGCCGTCGGCGGCGACGGCTCCGATCCCACCGTCGACCCCGCCCGGTTCGCCCCGCCCGGTCATCCGCACGCCGGGCACTGGCAGCGGCCGCCGTCACCGTGGCCCGAGCAGGCGCTGCTCGCGGCCGAGGTCCGGGCCGAGGTGGCCGCCGCCGTCGCCGGGCTGCCGGCCCGCCAGCGGGTCGTCATCACCCTGCGCGACGTGCACGGTTACGACGCCGCCGAGGTGTGCTCGATACTGGACATCTCGGCGGCGAACCAGCGGGTGCTGCTGCACCGGGCCCGGGCCGCCGTCCGGGCCTGCCTGGAGCGGTACCTCGCCGACGGAGAGGAGGCGCCGTGA
- a CDS encoding SDR family oxidoreductase: protein MTTQNTDTLTGRVAVVTGATSGIGAATARRLAEGGAAVAVFGRREDRLKALADEIGGLAVPVDVGDLAAMTAAAGTVRGELGRADLVVANAGVMLAAPFESAETREWDQMIATNVNGLLHTGRVFADDLIATAAEGGTADLVHVGSIGSHGIFPDYAVYAATKAAVAHLTRNLRAELGPRGVRVKNIEPGFVGTELGDGMLDSGKREELSQWRGAIEILRSEDIAEAIAFAVGAPPRVNVAELIVVPTAQG, encoded by the coding sequence ATGACGACACAGAACACCGACACACTGACCGGCCGCGTCGCGGTGGTCACCGGAGCGACGAGCGGGATCGGCGCGGCCACGGCCCGCCGGCTGGCCGAGGGCGGGGCCGCCGTCGCGGTCTTCGGCCGTCGAGAGGACCGGCTGAAGGCGCTCGCGGACGAGATCGGCGGCCTCGCGGTGCCGGTCGACGTCGGCGACCTCGCCGCCATGACGGCCGCCGCCGGGACCGTCCGCGGCGAGTTGGGCCGGGCCGACCTCGTGGTCGCCAACGCCGGCGTCATGCTGGCCGCGCCGTTCGAGTCCGCCGAGACGCGCGAATGGGACCAGATGATCGCGACGAACGTGAACGGACTGCTCCACACCGGCCGCGTGTTCGCCGACGACCTCATCGCGACGGCGGCCGAGGGCGGGACGGCCGACCTCGTCCACGTCGGCTCGATCGGGTCGCACGGGATCTTCCCCGACTACGCCGTGTACGCCGCGACCAAGGCGGCCGTCGCGCACCTGACGCGGAACCTGCGCGCCGAGCTCGGACCACGTGGCGTCCGGGTGAAGAACATCGAGCCGGGCTTCGTCGGTACCGAGCTCGGTGACGGCATGCTGGACTCCGGCAAGCGCGAGGAGCTATCGCAGTGGCGTGGTGCGATCGAGATCCTGCGTTCGGAGGACATCGCCGAGGCGATCGCCTTCGCCGTCGGGGCGCCGCCGCGGGTCAACGTCGCCGAGCTGATCGTCGTCCCCACCGCGCAGGGCTGA
- a CDS encoding MFS transporter, whose protein sequence is MPNPTALRRRLRPLQLAVALQAILLWVPIEKLFLDEIGFDPMTVGIMTAVYAAMVPLIEIPSGVLADRWSRRSVLLVGTAGLAGAALLGGLSTGVPLYLVSAMSLGVYFAMSTGTLDAVVYDTVLEETGSSDLFERTIGRVRLVESVSLVASSLAGGWLAGVLSLRSTYYLTVPFMLLAAVALLWFREPRLHETGRPESLRCHLAQTARILGDRGQVLPIVAAIVLAAGTTSLLFEFGPLWLVALAVPAVAFGPYWAALTAAFGFAGVLAGRVRLDSPRVTAVATVLLAATGLVLTTGASAALIVPAQVLMAVLTILAGIHLSKLLHDAVPSTVRSGVASGVSALSWMAFLPVALVMGAVIDGGGTRPAGWLVVATAVLTGVLLVGLARRSARPARSAVSEPAACDEAAAELVGAR, encoded by the coding sequence ATGCCGAACCCCACCGCGTTGCGGCGCCGCCTGCGTCCGCTACAGCTGGCCGTCGCCCTGCAGGCGATCCTGCTCTGGGTGCCGATCGAGAAGCTGTTCCTCGACGAGATCGGCTTCGATCCGATGACGGTCGGCATCATGACCGCCGTCTACGCGGCCATGGTGCCGCTGATCGAGATCCCGTCCGGCGTGCTGGCCGACCGGTGGAGCCGGCGGTCCGTGCTGCTCGTCGGCACCGCCGGGCTGGCGGGGGCGGCGTTGCTCGGCGGCCTGAGCACGGGCGTCCCGCTGTACCTGGTCAGCGCGATGTCGCTCGGCGTCTACTTCGCGATGTCGACCGGCACGCTCGACGCCGTCGTCTACGACACCGTGCTGGAGGAGACCGGCAGCAGCGACCTGTTCGAGCGCACGATCGGCCGGGTCCGGCTGGTCGAGAGCGTCTCGCTGGTGGCCAGTTCGCTGGCCGGCGGCTGGCTGGCGGGCGTGCTCTCGCTGCGGTCGACCTACTACCTGACCGTGCCGTTCATGCTGCTGGCGGCCGTGGCGCTGCTGTGGTTCCGGGAGCCGCGGCTGCACGAGACCGGCCGGCCGGAGTCGCTGCGCTGTCACCTGGCCCAGACCGCCCGGATCCTCGGCGATCGCGGCCAGGTGCTGCCGATCGTGGCCGCGATCGTGCTGGCCGCCGGGACCACGTCGCTGCTGTTCGAGTTCGGGCCGCTGTGGCTGGTCGCGCTGGCCGTGCCGGCCGTCGCGTTCGGGCCCTACTGGGCGGCGCTGACCGCGGCGTTCGGCTTCGCCGGGGTGCTGGCCGGGCGGGTGCGGCTGGACTCACCGCGGGTGACGGCGGTCGCGACGGTACTGCTGGCGGCGACCGGGCTGGTCCTGACCACCGGCGCGTCGGCCGCCTTGATCGTGCCGGCGCAGGTGCTGATGGCGGTGCTCACGATCCTCGCCGGCATCCACCTGTCGAAGCTGCTGCACGACGCGGTGCCCTCGACCGTCCGCTCGGGGGTCGCGTCCGGTGTGAGCGCGCTGTCGTGGATGGCGTTCCTGCCGGTCGCACTGGTCATGGGCGCCGTGATCGACGGCGGCGGCACGCGGCCGGCCGGCTGGCTGGTGGTCGCGACGGCGGTCCTGACCGGCGTCCTGCTGGTCGGCCTGGCCCGCAGGTCCGCTCGGCCCGCTCGGTCCGCGGTGTCCGAGCCGGCAGCGTGCGACGAGGCCGCGGCCGAGCTCGTCGGCGCCCGCTGA
- a CDS encoding ATP-grasp domain-containing protein encodes MATLLMVESWVQSTGLALPPLLRELGHDYILFTRDPGLYPDVDGERHPVLREADEVIVVDTNDRAAMTGAVIGIVCRRRIDGVITTCDYYLDAVAELAKMLGLPGASPDIVRRAVRKDSVRTVLARAGLPGPRFAVAATWDDALAGAAELGFPLVAKPVDLNSGTSVHLVDGEAALKDAFHEVTGVERNTRDQPLARRLLLEEVLRGPEVSVETVTAAGRTTVLGITGKSVTPAFVEAGHVFPAPLPPAVAAEVTEHVRAALSALGISHGLSHTELRLTPSGPRIVEINPRQGGGYVFDLVRTVTGVSPLALLVGLALGPAPQPEVRPRGTAAVAFVLAPVDGIVTGVEGREALDQNPAIVRWQLDVPGPVRRPRDNNDRVGHVLAVDPDGDRAGELAASAVGSLALRMAGGEVVTPQAIGV; translated from the coding sequence GTGGCGACGCTGCTCATGGTGGAGAGCTGGGTGCAGTCGACGGGGCTCGCGCTGCCGCCGCTGCTGCGCGAGCTCGGGCACGACTACATCCTCTTCACCCGGGACCCCGGCCTCTACCCGGACGTCGACGGCGAGCGGCACCCGGTGCTGCGCGAGGCCGACGAGGTGATCGTCGTCGACACCAACGACCGGGCCGCCATGACCGGCGCGGTCATCGGCATCGTGTGCCGGCGGCGCATCGACGGCGTGATCACCACCTGCGACTACTACCTCGACGCGGTCGCCGAGCTGGCGAAGATGCTCGGGCTGCCCGGAGCGTCGCCGGACATCGTGCGCCGGGCCGTGCGCAAGGACTCCGTCCGGACGGTGCTCGCCCGGGCCGGACTGCCCGGCCCGCGCTTCGCCGTCGCCGCCACGTGGGACGACGCGCTGGCCGGCGCGGCGGAGCTGGGGTTCCCGCTGGTCGCGAAGCCGGTCGACCTCAACTCCGGCACGTCGGTGCACCTCGTCGACGGCGAGGCGGCGCTGAAGGACGCGTTCCACGAGGTCACCGGTGTCGAGCGGAACACCCGTGACCAGCCGCTGGCGCGCCGGCTGCTGCTCGAGGAGGTCCTGCGCGGTCCCGAGGTCAGCGTCGAGACCGTCACCGCCGCCGGGCGGACGACGGTGCTCGGCATCACCGGCAAGAGCGTCACGCCAGCTTTCGTCGAGGCCGGCCACGTGTTCCCGGCGCCGCTGCCGCCCGCCGTCGCCGCCGAGGTGACCGAGCACGTGCGGGCCGCGCTCTCCGCGCTCGGCATCAGCCACGGCCTGAGCCACACCGAACTGCGCCTGACGCCGTCGGGGCCGCGGATCGTCGAGATCAACCCGCGCCAGGGCGGCGGCTACGTGTTCGACCTCGTCCGCACGGTCACCGGGGTGAGCCCGCTGGCGCTGCTGGTCGGCCTCGCCCTCGGCCCCGCGCCCCAGCCGGAGGTGCGCCCGCGTGGCACGGCGGCGGTCGCGTTCGTGCTGGCGCCGGTCGACGGCATCGTCACCGGCGTCGAGGGCCGCGAGGCGCTGGACCAGAACCCGGCGATCGTCCGCTGGCAGCTGGACGTGCCCGGCCCGGTGCGCCGTCCCCGCGACAACAACGACCGCGTCGGCCACGTGCTCGCCGTCGATCCGGACGGTGACCGCGCCGGCGAGCTGGCCGCGTCCGCCGTCGGCTCGCTCGCCCTGCGCATGGCCGGTGGCGAGGTCGTCACGCCCCAGGCGATCGGCGTCTGA
- a CDS encoding helix-turn-helix transcriptional regulator produces the protein MTDNRLGEYLRARRELAQPADVGLPDGYGRRRVPGLRREEVAMLAGVSADYYVRLEQGRDKHPSEQVIEALAGVLGLDDDAVAHLRELARPMHRRRRPQPRTERVSPGAARLIEGWTFTPALVLGRYLDVLAANPLAIALNSCQQPGANQVRSIFLDPVTRDVFPDWDTVAADTVASLRSAAGADLDDPRLTDLVGELSLKSDEFRRLWARHDVRLKTSGHKRFRHPMVGELTLRYESLAVNGTPGQIIVAYHAEPGSPSEQAIALLSSTITRPAGEKPAADQRPRV, from the coding sequence GTGACGGACAACCGGCTCGGCGAGTACCTGCGGGCGCGGCGCGAGCTGGCCCAGCCCGCCGACGTGGGGCTGCCCGACGGCTACGGCCGGCGCCGGGTGCCGGGCCTGCGCCGCGAGGAGGTCGCGATGCTGGCCGGCGTCAGCGCCGACTACTACGTGCGCCTCGAGCAGGGCCGCGACAAGCACCCGTCCGAGCAGGTCATCGAGGCCCTGGCCGGGGTGCTCGGGCTCGACGACGACGCCGTCGCCCACCTGCGCGAACTGGCCCGGCCGATGCACCGGCGGCGCCGGCCGCAGCCGCGAACCGAGCGGGTGAGCCCGGGCGCCGCCCGGCTGATCGAGGGCTGGACGTTCACACCGGCGCTCGTGCTGGGCCGGTACCTCGACGTGCTCGCGGCCAACCCGCTGGCCATCGCGCTCAACTCGTGCCAGCAACCGGGTGCCAACCAGGTGCGTTCGATCTTCCTCGACCCCGTCACCCGCGACGTCTTCCCTGACTGGGACACCGTCGCCGCCGACACCGTCGCCAGTCTCCGCTCCGCCGCGGGCGCCGACCTCGACGACCCCCGCCTCACCGACCTCGTCGGCGAGCTGTCGTTGAAGAGCGACGAGTTCCGCCGGCTGTGGGCGCGCCACGACGTCCGGCTCAAGACGTCGGGTCACAAGCGGTTCCGGCATCCGATGGTCGGCGAGCTGACGCTGCGGTACGAGTCGCTGGCCGTGAACGGCACGCCGGGCCAGATCATCGTCGCCTACCACGCGGAGCCGGGCAGTCCGTCCGAGCAGGCCATCGCGCTGCTCAGCAGTACGATCACCCGGCCGGCCGGCGAAAAACCCGCTGCGGACCAGCGCCCTCGCGTGTGA